aaggatGCAAAGACTTTCTAAATACTTTTAAGGGATATGAAAGCAAAAATTTGAAGACCATTGCTCTAGACTTCTCTCTGTTTTAACACAGAGAGGCTTCTGGTAGAAGAGCAAAATGAAAGGGGAAGATTCTCAAGTGGTCTGCCATAATCTCTGAGCACCAAATAcactaaggggaaaaaatacactGTTAACAGAACACCCAGCCAGTCCTAGGTAAAATGGCTGTTATTCCTCCCACCTGCCTTTCTGAagttctcactctgcccctccccctaatCTAATTATTTCCCATTCACATACCTCCCCTAGACCATTCCTGCTTTCATAATGTACCATACTCTAAAGTGGCTTTGCTCCCAGTCTTGTCTCAACATACCCACCCTCAAATGTAACTGATCTAAGCTACAATGTTATGGGCACAACAGTCTGGTTAACCAATTCCGCAGTATCATAACAGGCCATCAGTGGGATATATATACTTCaagatttattttgtattaatctAATAGAGCCTCAAATTTGTAGAATTTCGAGTCATTTGGAGGACTGAGCACCATCTTGCCCAAGAAGCAGAGACATCCAGTGTTTgaagtcaggctctgggcaaaGGATCCTGATGCTTCAGAGGAACCGAGAGCCACTGACTCTAGCccacttttcccttttttctccaaaTCTAATCCCAGAAACCCTCTCCTCATTTTACTAATTTCCCAGGCTTGGGAAAATTATGCTTATTTCTCATATGTCTTTTCTTGGCTTCAAATATCTAATATTTGAGGGACATACATACCATGCATAAAGCATGCTCACATGTGAGGCCCCAAGCACTCATCTGTATATATGCACCTGCCCCTTAACAAggaatatctcatttaatccctccCAGCAATCCTGTGCAATGGGTTTCCTAAACCCCACCTGGTAAAACAGATCAAATTTTCCCAAGATCAAAGCTAATGGAGGTCCAAactcacattcattcattcaaacactGGTTTGCATAAGCACTGGAGGAGGTGTCATCTACTAGGCAGGAAGACAACCAGAGCCCTTGCTCTTCGAGATCTTCTATTCTAGTGAGGGCCAGTGAAACAGGCAGGTAGGATAAAGTcactctgtttcttttcctctgcacCGTTCTCTGGGAAACCTTGGCCTAGGGCTGACTTCCCTGGGATACCAGGAGGAAACATGTGTGATGACAAAAATACAGCCTCTGAACTCATGGGCTTTCAACAAAACAGATTTGATTTCACATcatggttctgccacttactagctatgaactttgggcaagctacttaatcTAAGTTTCCCTTCCTCAAGACCTTGGGAGAACACCTCCCCAGGCTTGGCTGCTCTCAGCCGTCCCATCTCAGCTCAAGTATGACTCCTCAGAAAGGCCTTTCTTGACCACTGAGGCTTCCCTccaacccacccctcccccaagttATCTATATGCTAGCCTATAACAACTTGAAGTCCCCTAGTTTACTTATTGAGTTACCTGTTTACTTTTTTTGCCCACAATTAAGGGTCTTTGTCTGATTCAAGGCTATGTCCCTAGAAGCTGGGAATAGTCCTGGCCTATAGCAAGCCCTCAGTAAATAGCTGTTAAACAAATATGTCAACCAGACCAATGGAACAATGCTTCACAATTCTTAATCAATTTTTGCAAACTTAACCCCAAGCTTTATTTAAGTTACAACGACTATTAGTTTGTTCAGCTTACCTAATTGATCCGATCTAAGTCCAGCCCATGGGTACCTTCTCCCCACCGAGGGATTATAGGACTCTGACAAATATGACTTTTTCCACAGAAAGTTTCTCTGGTATTCACTCAGCCCctgagatacaaaataaaatttaagtacaACGCAATTAAtggacattgtttttaaaaaaaagacatcagtAAAATAATTTCGGAACCATGAAAAGAGTTGAAAGCCTGGAGACTGATAAACACAGAAGAGCTCCCTAATAACAACTAATATTTACCCAGCCCTGTGCTAAGCAGTTCACACGTCTTCTatcctttaatcctcacaaccacttGAGGCAGATGCTGGCAGGAATCCGACTCCCTGAGCAGCTACCTTTTTGCTggttgtctgattccaaagcctgagCTCTTGTCTGATAACAGGTGACAATCTAAATCCCCATCGCTATAATTATCCTTACTGATTACGCCGGCAATGAGTACACAGTATCCGGTATTAGGCCTAGTACCTCTCGAAATGTTGTAAAGTCAACCAAAGACGAATTCCCATCCCATTCTGGATACAAGCCCttaagataaaagaataaaacagggtTTGTGGAAGGCTGTGGTCAACTGTTATGCTGATGGGTGCCTGACCCTGACACCTACCACCTACCGGAAACTTACGCACAACTATGAAAACTGTATATTTCTTACACCCTATCTTTACCTAGCCAGGGTCCCATTTCTCGATCCTTTAAAAGACATAGGCACTTTAAAGTTTTAAAGGGCAGGTAGGGGGCGGAGGGTAAAAGGCTGAGATGTGAGATGGGCTACAGGTGTCCCAATCTGAAGCCACCTTAGATCCCATTACAAAGCGCCCTCCTTCCATCACCACTCCCCTGTGCCCTCCAAAATCAATCTCTCTCAACACCACCAAACGCCTCCATACTGCAACTCGGAAATGTGTGTGAGCGGAGAGGGAGCTAGGTGGAGGAGGCAAGCATCCCTCAGGATCTTGGCAAGCAGGCTCGGGAGCTGACAGGCATTGCGGGGCCCAGGAGTGCCGCGCAGAAAGCCAGCGCGGCCCCCGCGCCGGCACCCGCCCCGCCacgactccccccgcccccccctcgcAGCAGACTTAGGATCTGGAGACCACGGCCTCACCTTGAAGCGCACCGGCATGTCGCTCGGCGCTAGAGCCCCCGCCACTCCGACAGTTAACGGGACAAAAAGCCCCGAGGGGGCGGGGCGACAACAGTCGGTTCCCTAGCAAAATCCTCAGCCTGGCGTCCCCGACTACGCGCCGGCGCACTCCGCGCTTCCCTCCTTGAGCCCCTACGCTCTGCCTTTCACCGCCCATTCTGAGGTTTAAGAACCAATAGAGACCCCGAGAACTTCTTGCCGTCATTAAGATTCGACCAATCAGTGCCCGAATGGGGGACGCCCGCCTCCCGTGACAAATCCCGGCGACTAACAGAAATGGCGGGCGGAAGACTGGCCAATGAGGCTCCCGGAACCGGGTGGGTGGGGCCCCGCGGGAGCTTCGTCCTGGGGAGAGCTCAGCTGCTGCTGGTATTGAGGGTCGCGTGCGGCTGTGGGTCTACCTGCAGGTGGGATTCGTTTGTCACCGGCCTCGCTGCGCCGGGTTCGTGACGTCAGAAAACATGAAGGTGTGTTCTTAATTCCAAATCTGTGACGAAAccgaaatgttttctttttctgaaatgagAATGTTCAGGTCTGTTCTCCTGAATATCAGGTCCTACAACTGACAGCCATGTTACATCACTTACTGTCGCATCAAAAGGGATAGGCTAAAAAGAAGTATTGCTTAggcaggccaaaaaaaaaaaaaattatttactcttGAAACATAAACTGCTTACTTTCAGTGATGTTTTTGCCTCCCACTACCCcgcccccgcaaaaaaaaaaagtatatatagcTCTTAATATTAGAAAACATTAATGATGCTTGTGAGTCTCAGCTTCTAAAGCTTCAGCGTTGTCTCTCctctcattcatttaaaaaaataaaattgcatctaATTTCAATAGACTTGTCATCATCATCTGTAAGTATTTTTTGAGATTCTCCCGTTGACAGAACACTGTGCTGGGAAAGAAATAAACTGTCCAGACAGTTCTCTAACATACTTGCAGAGAATGAacatatatttattcaataatatataatgtatcatTGTGCTAAATTTTCAAATGGCAGGTATGATGATAAGGGCTACAGGAGTTGGAGGAGGGAGTTGTCCTTAAGGGCAGAGATGATTAGAAGAAGCCTCAGGAAGAAATATTCGGACTCACCCTTGGAGATTAGAAGGActgaaataaagaggaaaacgGGACGATCACAGGGCAGATGTCTGAATGGAATACTGCCCAGCTTCTTCCAGGAACAATGAAAATAGTGCCTTTACTTTTGTCATTTGTTGACGAAAGAAAAGTATACCCTCttttaaactttcaaatattaataACAATCCTTGATGCTCTAAGCATTTTCTGCAAAGACTTGTCTTTGTGAATCCTAATTGATGTCTCTGTTCTTCTTCATCATCACTGAGatacttaaaaattcatttgaaagaGCCACCTGATACCTGAAACAAAGAGAATATTAAATTAGCCCCTATGTGGCCATGCATCCAGGGGGCCCTTGATAAATGTTAATTGGTGATGACAGCATCTCTGTCGTGTAAATTGAGAATGGCACAAACAAGACACAGCGGAACATAAACTGAAGGAGGTCCTCTTCAGGAAAACAGTCCAGATTGCACAGAGTAGGAAAAAACACAGCTCTGGTTGTATATACAGCTTTGTTAGGACAGAAGGCTGAGGCGAAGTCAATAAAAGCAGGCATGTAGAATGTAGCCTGTCTGCTAAACAAGGACCATGGTAACTGCAGTAGGGCTCTGCTGAGAAGGGAATAAAGGACAAGAGCGGCAGATGGGAAAAATAACGGAGTCACAACCGGGGTTGGCTGAGAGGTGCTAAAGGGACTCAAGGAAGAAGAGTACTTTGCTTTGTTATTCTTAAATGAAAGCCTCCTCAAGTTTTTGAGGCAAAGACGTAGACATGCAAAAAGGGACAACCTTAGTATATGAGCCTATAGCCTGTGTTTTACCAGCTTTTACACTCTCTACTACTGCAAGAAACAGACCCAGCACCTACAAAGTTCCACCCAAGTGTTTGGGGGAGTCCCGGGAGGTGTCTCACATGTGCTTACAGCTACCACATACAGTACGCAGGGCAACACTGCCTCTCATTTCAGTAGCCACACATTTGCATGTGTCACTCTTGCTACTGGCCACCACAGCCACAAGTGCTGAGTACTGAGCCTCCACTGGGCACAGCATGAAGCCTTCTCCGACTGCCCAGTCCTGCTGGTGATCTGTGACAAGGcacctccctctcctttttgTGTTACCCTCTATTAAGTGAGTATCAAAGTGTCCTGGAGggtttttccatttgtatttcagCCTTCCCTCTCTCCAAAGGGAATTCCATGGAGTCTGGGCCAGAAAGTAATCCTCAAGTGATAGGTTTCATTCTGTGTCATTCTATGACATTCTGTTCTAGATGAGCTTCTCCCTTCCACAGCCAAGCCTCTCTTCCTAGGACGAGAGTGTCATACCTGGCTCCCTCTTCCCTTTGTTGATGTCTCTGTTTCTCATGCAAATAGATTTCTCTTAATTATCTGTGAGAGATTAAATTGGTACCACCTCTAATGAAGGACAGTTTTGCAgtcctttgacccagcaattctacttttataACTTTATCTTATAAATATACTTGCCCATATGTGAAAATTATCTATTGAAGGTTTTTACTGtattggaaacaacttaaatgtccgtCTGCAGGGGACTAGTTAGATGTATTGTGTTTCCTCCAGGGCCCAGAGCAAGAACAGGCTATGCAGCAGGCCCAGATGACAGTGCAGGCCGCCCTGCTCCCTAGGGCTTCCACCCCAGCAGGTCCAGGTGGGTCGGACCCGCTTCTGGTGTCAAGTGTTATATCCATCAGGGTCTGGCTGGGAAAACTGAAACTACCAGAGGCATTTCCAAAAAGAAAGCTTAACATAAACTATTGGTTAATGAGTTACTAGAGAACTTTGAAAAGctaaaaggagaaacaggataGTAATTCCAGAAAGCAGCTCACACCCCTGAGGttggaaaagcaaagggaaatatTGATGTTACTGAAACACAGAGGTTTGCCCTAGAGGCCTCAGGGAGTTGGCGAGACCTCTGCCCAGCTGGTACTGGTGCCTCTTAGGGAACAAAATGAGGCTGCCCCTGGGAatgacagaaagggagggaaggaaggaagagagagtgaaagaaagaaagaaagaaagaaagaaagaaagaaagaaagaagaaaaagttggagACTGAACCAACTACTACCATGGAGAAAACAGTCATCATTAAGGTGCTGCTGAGAGCAAAAAGCGAGTGAAAGCGGGCATTCTGGTCGCTAGTGTCCTCTCTTAGACCTAGAGGGAGTTAGTCAGCAGGATCCAAAGGATCTGCACAGCCCAAACGGtaagattgaaagtgaaagaCAGTAACTTAGTAACTTCTACCTATCCAAccctttaaaagaaagaagcattttttttaatgagctaacATGGAAGGAGTTCAAAAAAAAGGCAAGTTACAGGTGGGTATAGTATACCATCGGTTGgtataagagaaagacaaaagaaagaagaaaaatgatgttATCATTCACAGACCCTTTTTCCCTCACTCATAAGTCCAACTCCATTAGTAGCAGCTATGAAGATGAAGAACATTTCATACAGCTTATAAATATATGGAGACTTTAAGGTATTGATAGCTACTACAACTATTCTCTTCGCATGAAATAACGCCTTTGACTCTTTCTAGATTTactttgatttacatatattgcaataggtctgttttctcttttagagacaaaaatatatcaacatcctttaaaaacaacttttatttgcacttgaaatataaatatactacccattaaattaaaaacaagaagtcAATCACTCCACAAACCTAACAATCTCCTATCATTTTCAAAGCAGCAATTGAAACATTGgagaatttgtatttgtattcaaATTTGTATTTGCGTTGAATCTATATGTGCCTctaaccatatttttattttacaaacaaaaatatactgCATATAAGCAAAATACTATCAAAGGGTTGaagaaagaagatacaaagaagagTAAGATACAGCCCGTTTCAAATCTGATTACAGTTGAATGAAGGAacagacatacacacaaagaaCACAGGAAATGATAGGAGGATTCAAGAAAGGGGCTAAATGTGAGCACTCTGGTATTCTGAAGATGCTTTTAAATCTAGTGCCAGAAAGTTTGATCCAAGACTGCAGACTAAAGAGCAGACAGGATAACAGAGCTGCTTTTAAGTTCCATCCTGGGAAACACCTGATCGAGAGAacctttcactttctcttttgttctgcccTAGGTAGCTGAATCCAGGCCAGAACTAACATTTGCTCAAGATTGGGTCTCAAAAAGGTaagttacttgctctctgttatcttattttccctGGCTGCTTTAGAAATCAGAGTAAAGCTGTTTTAGAAACCACCCTACAATCAACACAGTGATGCATCAGCCTTATGTTTGCATATATGTGATTTTTTCTGAAATACCTTGCAAGGTAACTGAAATTCCAGTTTCCAGGCTTAGTAATGCTCTTGAGCTCTGTAACTTCCTCTTGGGTCATATACGTGGGCTTTCCTTGGTAAATCTTGATCTCAGCCTCTGCCAAAAAGCAATCAGTCAGACAGCCGCTTTCTTTGGCATTTTTCCATAAGTTTTAACTGCTTTTTCCTCACATGAATGAATTTCTGATTACACGACtgcaaagaaaaatgacaaaattaaatcaATGGATTCTGTTTCAGAAGCAAAATTGCTGATACTTCACATTAGTTTCAGTAAGAATCAAATAAACAGGGTGTGTGATTAAGACTTACCGATGAGCCAAGTGCAATTTATCCTCCAGACTTTTCGCCGTGGGATGCCTTTGTTGACAAAGAAGTGTCTGGCTTTTGAATCAACGGGGCACCTTTTGGAGGGACTCCAGGTTCTCTTGACAACatgaactttttttcctttttttttttttttttttggtgagccTGAGGGACTTCTAGCCATACAAGGCCATGACTGAATAAAGAAAGTAATTCTTAGTAAGGCATAAGTCACTGCAAGCCTCACATACCATAATAACATGTTGTGCCTCCACTGAACaagacacagagaacaaaattTGAAGGCacataattcttttcattttaacgCCTTCACTGTTGATGATTTTGTTATCAAAAAATTGCCTTCCCTTTTCGTCAGTGATTATTGTCCTAAGTCACCATCGCTAGGAAAGTATCCACAAGGACACAGATTGTTCTGGAATCACTAACTCTGTAGATTTGGAAGCATTAATTCTCTGACCACTTAAAACCAGGTGTCGTGTCTTAAGGTCAGACCAGAGGACACTATCCACTGTCTTCCTGAGAACCTTCTAAATCTCTACCCTactccaaaataaattttgaaatattcttttatcaTGTAGTATATAGGCACCTTAATAACTTCAGGTCAAGACCAAACGCCTGCCATTATTCCTACTGAAATCACTGTTCTATTAGTAATGCTATATCAAATACCAATAAGGGACTAAGGATTTTTCAGAACATAAATCAGTTTTCCTCTCCTTAGTGACTTAATAATTGTTGATTCCCTTAAAACATTCATTTGGGTTTTGCTGGAGCAATGAGTTCATAAAATCTTAGTACTATGTGGTTCATTCTCTCAGCTTCCAGTAATTGAATTAATAATGTTTGACAGTATAGTGATATGCCAATTGTGAAATACTGCAcaatgaatttaaagaaattgtttCAATATCACGGAGCACAACTTACAGAATAAGTTTTAGGAATCCTTTTCATTTGAGTTAATCATAGCTGTGGCAGATACTGAGGCTGACACTCCAAATCCATTCCAGCCTCCTTCTCATGCACTGCAGAAGCTGGAAAGCTAAAGTCCCTTTGACACTAGACCCCTTTGCAGCTGATGGTCAGGTGTAACTTACATTTTGCTGATGAGAAGCACTTGCATAAATTGAATTAGatgggagaaagaaagacaaagcataAGCAACTGTTGTGGTTATGGCGGTAGCAGCAATAGCATGGTTATGAAAAGGTAGCTCTATCAGCAGCTTCCTGGTCACCACAGCAGTGACCGATTTCTGGAGCCAGGGCTTAGAGAGGTGGCTTATTATTAACTTAGCATTGAATTTCCTGGTTCTACAACTTCCTGACATTAGTGAGTCTATCTGTCTCTTCTAGAATTTACTCCTCTGCATTCCCAAGGATTCTGTAAGCCACTTTGTGTCAGTCATCTATTGCTACAATAATACTGTATAACAAACACCCCCAAAaggagtggcttaaaacaataaccatTTAGTATTGCTCATGACTCTATGGGTCAGTTGGCCAGTTCTAGTAGCCTAGGTTGAGCTTGGCTGACCTCACTGAGCTTGCTCAGTGGTTATTTGGTGGGTAAACTAGAAGCTGGCTGGTCTCCAATGACCTCAAGTAGGAAAACTCATCATTGCTCCCTCACCTTCCAGCAGGCCAGCCTGGATTATTCTCATGGGATAGGAGGGTACCAAGAGGGAGAGCAAAGTGTGCAAGGCCTCTTGAGGATTAGGTTTAGAACCAGCACACCATCACTTATCACTTCTaccacattccattggccaaagcaagccaAACAGCCAACCCAGATTTAAGACTAGGGAaacaggggtggctcagtcggttaagcatctgactcttggtcttggctcaggtcgtgatctcacggtt
The Lynx canadensis isolate LIC74 chromosome B4, mLynCan4.pri.v2, whole genome shotgun sequence DNA segment above includes these coding regions:
- the MDM1 gene encoding nuclear protein MDM1 isoform X3, whose protein sequence is MPVRFKGLSEYQRNFLWKKSYLSESYNPSVGRRYPWAGLRSDQLGNQGKCRTKIQHNDISSLLTLVYCA